In Phoenix dactylifera cultivar Barhee BC4 chromosome 11, palm_55x_up_171113_PBpolish2nd_filt_p, whole genome shotgun sequence, the following are encoded in one genomic region:
- the LOC103714475 gene encoding NADH dehydrogenase [ubiquinone] flavoprotein 1, mitochondrial isoform X3, with the protein MSAAKKAAEVAKKAAARSMMDKLLVADEVIGAKLGQGALKNFFYPPRAQPCHRFNIDRFNSAYRSFSTQAATTASTPQPPPPPPPPEKTHFGGLKDEDRIFTNLYGLHDPLLKGAMKRGDWYRTKDLVLKGSDWIVNEMKKSGLRGRGGAGFPSGLKWSFMPKVSDGRPSYLVVNADESEPGTCKDREIMRHDPHKLLEGCLIAGVGMRATAAYIYIRGEYVNERLTLEKARREAYQAGLLGKNACGSGYDFDVYIHHGAGAYICGEETALLESLEGKQGKPRLKPPFPANAGLYGCPTTVTNVETVAVSPTILRRGPEWFASFGRKNNSGTKLFCISGHVNKPCTVEEEMSIPLKELIERHCGGIRGGWDNLLAVIPGGSSVPLLPKHICDDVLMDYDALKAVQSGLGTAAVIVMDKSTDVVDAIARLSYFYKHESCGQCTPCREGTGWLWMIMERLKVGNAKLEEIDMLQEVTKQIEGHTICALGDAAAWPVQGLIRHFRPELERRIRERAEKELLEAAAA; encoded by the coding sequence GGAGCCCTCAAGAACTTTTTTTACCCACCAAGGGCACAACCGTGTCATCGTTTCAACATTGACAGGTTTAATTCTGCTTATCGGTCATTTAGCACCCAGGCTGCGACAACAGCTAGTACACCACAGCCTCCcccacctcctccacctccagaGAAGACCCACTTTGGTGGTCTTAAAGATGAAGATCGTATTTTTACCAACCTTTATGGTTTGCATGACCCATTGCTCAAAGGTGCAATGAAGCGGGGGGACTGGTATAGAACCAAAGACCTGGTACTCAAGGGTTCTGACTGGATTGTCAATGAAATGAAGAAGTCTGGTCTTCGAGGCCGTGGAGGGGCTGGTTTTCCATCAGGCCTCAAGTGGTCCTTCATGCCAAAGGTATCTGATGGACGTCCTTCATATCTTGTTGTTAATGCTGATGAGAGTGAGCCTGGTACATGTAAGGATAGAGAAATCATGCGCCATGACCCACACAAACTACTTGAAGGGTGCCTGATTGCGGGAGTTGGCATGCGGGCAACTGCTGCTTACATCTACATACGAGGTGAGTACGTAAATGAACGTTTAACCCTTGAGAAGGCAAGAAGAGAAGCATATCAAGCTGGACTGCTGGGGAAGAATGCATGTGGATCAGGTTATGATTTTGATGTTTATATTCACCACGGTGCTGGTGCTTACATCTGTGGGGAAGAGACAGCTCTATTGGAAAGCCTTGAAGGAAAACAAGGGAAACCGAGACTGAAGCCTCCTTTCCCAGCTAATGCAGGTTTATACGGCTGTCCAACAACTGTTACCAATGTGGAAACGGTGGCTGTATCTCCCACGATTCTAAGGCGAGGACCTGAATGGTTTGCTAGCTTTGGCCGGAAAAACAACTCGGGAACAAAGCTGTTCTGTATCTCAGGTCATGTAAACAAACCTTGCACTGTGGAAGAGGAGATGAGCATACCATTGAAAGAGCTGATAGAGAGGCATTGTGGTGGTATCAGAGGAGGGTGGGATAACTTGTTGGCAGTTATACCAGGCGGATCCTCGGTGCCTCTTCTACCTAAGCACATATGTGATGATGTCTTGATGGACTATGATGCGCTTAAGGCTGTCCAGTCTGGATTGGGCACGGCAGCAGTGATCGTGATGGACAAATCTACCGATGTGGTGGATGCGATAGCTAGGCTGTCATACTTCTACAAGCATGAGAGCTGCGGGCAGTGCACACCATGCAGGGAGGGGACAGGGTGGCTGTGGATGATCATGGAGAGGCTTAAGGTGGGGAATGCGAAGCTGGAGGAGATTGATATGCTTCAGGAGGTCACGAAGCAGATTGAAGGGCACACAATATGTGCACTGGGGGATGCGGCTGCTTGGCCAGTGCAGGGGCTGATCAGGCACTTCAGGCCAGAACTAGAAAGAAGGATTCGGGAGCGGGCAGAGAAGGAGCTGCTGGAGGCCGCAGCTGCTTGA
- the LOC103714475 gene encoding NADH dehydrogenase [ubiquinone] flavoprotein 1, mitochondrial isoform X2, which yields MATVKKIKIGINGFGRIGRLVPRVALQSSDVELVNDPFISTNYVGALKNFFYPPRAQPCHRFNIDRFNSAYRSFSTQAATTASTPQPPPPPPPPEKTHFGGLKDEDRIFTNLYGLHDPLLKGAMKRGDWYRTKDLVLKGSDWIVNEMKKSGLRGRGGAGFPSGLKWSFMPKVSDGRPSYLVVNADESEPGTCKDREIMRHDPHKLLEGCLIAGVGMRATAAYIYIRGEYVNERLTLEKARREAYQAGLLGKNACGSGYDFDVYIHHGAGAYICGEETALLESLEGKQGKPRLKPPFPANAGLYGCPTTVTNVETVAVSPTILRRGPEWFASFGRKNNSGTKLFCISGHVNKPCTVEEEMSIPLKELIERHCGGIRGGWDNLLAVIPGGSSVPLLPKHICDDVLMDYDALKAVQSGLGTAAVIVMDKSTDVVDAIARLSYFYKHESCGQCTPCREGTGWLWMIMERLKVGNAKLEEIDMLQEVTKQIEGHTICALGDAAAWPVQGLIRHFRPELERRIRERAEKELLEAAAA from the coding sequence GGAGCCCTCAAGAACTTTTTTTACCCACCAAGGGCACAACCGTGTCATCGTTTCAACATTGACAGGTTTAATTCTGCTTATCGGTCATTTAGCACCCAGGCTGCGACAACAGCTAGTACACCACAGCCTCCcccacctcctccacctccagaGAAGACCCACTTTGGTGGTCTTAAAGATGAAGATCGTATTTTTACCAACCTTTATGGTTTGCATGACCCATTGCTCAAAGGTGCAATGAAGCGGGGGGACTGGTATAGAACCAAAGACCTGGTACTCAAGGGTTCTGACTGGATTGTCAATGAAATGAAGAAGTCTGGTCTTCGAGGCCGTGGAGGGGCTGGTTTTCCATCAGGCCTCAAGTGGTCCTTCATGCCAAAGGTATCTGATGGACGTCCTTCATATCTTGTTGTTAATGCTGATGAGAGTGAGCCTGGTACATGTAAGGATAGAGAAATCATGCGCCATGACCCACACAAACTACTTGAAGGGTGCCTGATTGCGGGAGTTGGCATGCGGGCAACTGCTGCTTACATCTACATACGAGGTGAGTACGTAAATGAACGTTTAACCCTTGAGAAGGCAAGAAGAGAAGCATATCAAGCTGGACTGCTGGGGAAGAATGCATGTGGATCAGGTTATGATTTTGATGTTTATATTCACCACGGTGCTGGTGCTTACATCTGTGGGGAAGAGACAGCTCTATTGGAAAGCCTTGAAGGAAAACAAGGGAAACCGAGACTGAAGCCTCCTTTCCCAGCTAATGCAGGTTTATACGGCTGTCCAACAACTGTTACCAATGTGGAAACGGTGGCTGTATCTCCCACGATTCTAAGGCGAGGACCTGAATGGTTTGCTAGCTTTGGCCGGAAAAACAACTCGGGAACAAAGCTGTTCTGTATCTCAGGTCATGTAAACAAACCTTGCACTGTGGAAGAGGAGATGAGCATACCATTGAAAGAGCTGATAGAGAGGCATTGTGGTGGTATCAGAGGAGGGTGGGATAACTTGTTGGCAGTTATACCAGGCGGATCCTCGGTGCCTCTTCTACCTAAGCACATATGTGATGATGTCTTGATGGACTATGATGCGCTTAAGGCTGTCCAGTCTGGATTGGGCACGGCAGCAGTGATCGTGATGGACAAATCTACCGATGTGGTGGATGCGATAGCTAGGCTGTCATACTTCTACAAGCATGAGAGCTGCGGGCAGTGCACACCATGCAGGGAGGGGACAGGGTGGCTGTGGATGATCATGGAGAGGCTTAAGGTGGGGAATGCGAAGCTGGAGGAGATTGATATGCTTCAGGAGGTCACGAAGCAGATTGAAGGGCACACAATATGTGCACTGGGGGATGCGGCTGCTTGGCCAGTGCAGGGGCTGATCAGGCACTTCAGGCCAGAACTAGAAAGAAGGATTCGGGAGCGGGCAGAGAAGGAGCTGCTGGAGGCCGCAGCTGCTTGA